The genomic stretch ggtgagcaataactgctcaataactgcttcgtaccactaaatagatcgtgggtatagcggaggtcgtggaggcctttcatgagtccactaactcctagttcggtcgaatgctgagaccgaactgctggactttaccgatcagctcttgccgatctgagaggagagcttgactggtcggcttttaccgagctgtaggctgtgtccgaactctttggtcgtgccgaactctttggtgccgaacagatactctttcttgggctctgggctgatgggccgtcactgttattgggcttgccattagggtttagttcgtaccccatcaggaGTACTCTTACTGACAGAGGCTTGGTTTCGAAGTCCATATATCAAAAATTTCAGCAAGCCAAGTTATAATTTGGATGAAATGTCTGTTTATATCAACAACTAGTCTCGAGCGCCCCAGTCAACGCCATTGGTCCTACGCAATCAGGTATGCTCAGAAGATATTTCAGCTGATTGAATCATTAACACAACATTTACAAAATATTTCATGGGAAAATTGGTGTCTATATTctatcatacaaaatgtttgGTATGATATTTGACTCTTATGTATGATAATAGTTTGAGTTATGGACATAATCTATTTGGTTGGAAATGCATATTCTGTTATATATGTTTGAAAAAGTTGTATTTCTTGCAAATTCAGTAATTATGAAGAACATAATGGTATGTCAAGAAATTTGTGGTTTTGCAGAAATGTTGTTTGTTTGCTGCTAGATTTACTGGCCTGTGGCCCTTACCTTCATTTATAGGTGGTATTAAGATAGAACTTTTTTGGAATACATGCCCAATTTTTAAATCCAAGTTATAAAAAAGTATAATAAACGGAGCATCCTTCTCAAAATGTAGCAGCTCAAAAAATTGTCTTGATTTTATGACTCTGTTGATTCATTGTGATAACAGATGTCATGCCatcaaatagaagaaaatggaAGCAATCAAGTGAAACAATTTGGAATGCAATAATCATTCTATGTTACAATGATTTCTTCACGCACGTAAATTGGCTACGCTGCTATTGATTCATCAAATCCTCACAGATTCTCCCTACTTTGTTATGGGCAATATCAAGACATCCAACATGCTTGTTGAATTATTTGTTATGATATAATATACATTAATTTGAATCTTGATATGAGTAGTGTAAGGGTGAGTATTAGCCAAGATGAAACTTAAATCAATGACATTTAGTACATCATATGTACCATTAATTTAACTAGTTATAAAGAGGAGCTTCATGTCATTTACATAGTAACACAagaaattcatacgatgtcatCACACTATATGGGAGACTATTCCCAGAGGGATGAATCAAAACCATCAATTATCTCTCTCGATATATAACTATACATATATTTGTATCATATGCTTTAGCTAAGTTGATATAAATATTAGCAACCATACAAAGAATTCTCAGCTAGTGTTTGAGGCGTCCCATCAAGCAAACAATCGATTGGAGGTATGGTGAGTGTTTCTTGTACTCCATACGCATTCCAACAAAAGGGATCGTCCACCAAAACGCCCTCGTGGGGAAGGAGCTCGACCTCTGACATTGTGATGTTCGTGCATGCAATGCTGTCGCTGCATGCAAAGTGTATCGGCGGGCTCCTAACGTCGTAGGTTCCCTTTATGTTCTTGTATGTCACGTCTGTCAAGTATACAGCCGATGTCTCGTTCCTGCACTCCTTGGTTAGACAATAGTACTGATCGATGAGCACACAGTTTCTCACGTTCTCCATTTGGATGTTCTCAAAGAAAATGTTGGAGACGGACCCCGTCCCGCCCTGCCATGTTTTGATCCTTAGCCCATTGTCAGAGTCCCTTATGAATGCGTTTCGAACTGCTATGTTCGATACACATGCGCGAGAATTGTGCACACCCAAGCTCCCTATGCTACATTTTTCAGATCAATTTTTATTAGTAGAACTCGTTTAATTTCAATTAGAACGATTTTTAAATTGACAAGCAAAATTATAATTTAGTCAAATTTTAGTAGAATTACCCTATAAAGACCTCTATACTATATTCCATGGCAAACAACTTattatactccccccgtcccatgctacttgcACTTTCCACTTTGACAGTGTAAATTTGAACATGAataattagtgtaattaaattataattttaagtgtaataagACCACACTTAATAAGGAACACACTAACTAActctaatatcttaattaaatactataattttgtatttaaaatagaaatagtataAATAGTTTGGGACAGACTGAAAATGAAATGTGCAAGTAGCaagggatagagggagtaatatatttctTCGGATCAAATCCATACATTACTTTACATATGCATTTAAAAAGAAGCAGATTCTAGAGGTTCATGTCTCCTTTGGGAGCGTGACAGTATGTGAGAATCAAACAACGCACATAAAATGACAAAAGGAAACATAGGTGCTAGTAAAGTCAGTAAATTTGTGTCCAAAAACTAAGGATTCATACTCatgtaaatgaataaaataaataaataacactATATTATTAGCATACTCCTTCATAACAAATAAAACAACACAAACCTGATTCCGTGACTGGGCCCACATGTGACGGCTTCGATATCAACGTCCGAACAACCCGGCCCGATTGAGATGCAATCATCCCCTGCACATagattcaaaaaaattaaaaattaaaacaaaaataaaaaatgcacccATTTCAGATCGAGTTCTAGTTTTATTTACCGTTAGCGATCACGGAGTTGTATATGCCAACAGCTTTCGTGTTCTCGATATGAATTCCGTCAGTGTTGGGGCTCAACTTGGGCGAAGATATCGACAATTTATCGATCAACACGCCCTCGCACCCGTCGAACTTCATGTGGAATTTAGGACTATTTTGGATGCGCAAACCGGTCACTACCAAGTTGGAGCTCATGAAGAAACGAATTAGCtgcaaaataattataattaaaagtttattagaaataaaaaaaaattgtaaagtaTTAAACAGAAAAGATGTAAATGTACACCCACCGCAGGGCTGTCACATGGTCCAGGCAATGTCGATCCATTAGGGCCCTGATAATAGCAAAGAACCAAAATTTCaacttttttataattaagttatacTACTtatacaagtaaaaacaaattaattagagaaaaaagttaAAGAAAGCTATGGACTTTTATAAGATTGTGAAGATAGGGATTGGACAAGTAGAACGTGCGATGTCGATATCGTCAGTTACGAGATGAAATATAGTGTCCCATGATTTATTTTTGCCATCATATTTTACTATTGTATTTATTGTTTTACTGTAATATATTTTCTAAATGAGATTCGTTGCAatattatgatttatgaatcATGCTTAacttcaatttcaaaattttgaagttTAAATCCATAATAGTGAAGCATCAACTAATAGAAGTAAAATttaataagagaaaataatCAGATGGCCTAATTGGATTTGAATAAATCTTAGCAATTACTACAAATTTAAATCAAACatgtaaaaattgaaaattgaatttaaaaaaaaaactaaataaagacTTGAACTTGGACACTCTTTACCTTATGAGGCTTGCAGGGAAGATCCCACCATTTCTGGCCATTGCCTTCTATGGTTCCAGTTCCGGTGAGTGTCATATCATCGAGACGATAGAACACCAACCACTGCTGGTGGCTGTCCTTTTCCGGCCAGCACTCCGGCCCATCCGGTGGCATCACCACCCCATCAatcttaattaaaatatatatatcagGTTCGAGTCCACCTAATTAtttattcacaaaaaaaataaaaaataaaataaaagctaGTCTTACTTGGAAAACAAGTCCGGGCTGGCAAG from Salvia splendens isolate huo1 chromosome 4, SspV2, whole genome shotgun sequence encodes the following:
- the LOC121797637 gene encoding polygalacturonase At1g48100-like, which translates into the protein MKPLHILFLLIIAIQNVADFTNGKMHHHSPKKHKHSRKLSPAPAPTPTYPPSIPSDPSYGPTQPDTDTNTTCIFDVTEFGACGDGSTDDTAAFRAAWKAACQVENAVVLAPSGLVFMITSTIFSGPCQPGLVFQIDGVVMPPDGPECWPEKDSHQQWLVFYRLDDMTLTGTGTIEGNGQKWWDLPCKPHKGPNGSTLPGPCDSPALIRFFMSSNLVVTGLRIQNSPKFHMKFDGCEGVLIDKLSISSPKLSPNTDGIHIENTKAVGIYNSVIANGDDCISIGPGCSDVDIEAVTCGPSHGISIGSLGVHNSRACVSNIAVRNAFIRDSDNGLRIKTWQGGTGSVSNIFFENIQMENVRNCVLIDQYYCLTKECRNETSAVYLTDVTYKNIKGTYDVRSPPIHFACSDSIACTNITMSEVELLPHEGVLVDDPFCWNAYGVQETLTIPPIDCLLDGTPQTLAENSLYGC